Proteins encoded within one genomic window of Camelina sativa cultivar DH55 chromosome 19, Cs, whole genome shotgun sequence:
- the LOC104767238 gene encoding preprotein translocase subunit SCY1, chloroplastic-like, whose product MITVSEVSSYASSSSSSNLASLSRRLNYKSSSRLLRSSSLYRPSFSVSPKTRNSCKAKSWNRGLVINSRSSEASVFDPLGINPDETSGLSSIWESFSSLLSPSFESSSGSKRDKPSSGRGVAAAIEDSSIDFGDFFKGPLPGKFLKLLGFLALSRLGIYIPLGGVNREAFVGNLDQNSILSTLDTFSGGGIGRLGICSLGIVPFINAQIVFQLLSQVYPKLQDLQKKEGEAGRKKILQYTRYASVGFAIVQAIGQVFYLRPYVNDFSTEWVVSSVTLLTLGSVLTTYIGERISDLKLGNGTSLLIFTSIISYLPASFGRTAAEALQEGNYTGLGTIVVSFLLLVLGIVYVQEAERKIPLNYASRYTSKAGGLKKSAYLPFKVNSAGVMPIIFSTSSLALPATLARFTGISALKNAAFALNPGGSFYLSTNILLIAFFNYYYTFLQLDPDDVSEQLKRQGASIPLVRPGKSTALFIKTVLGRISVLGSAFLAVLAAGPAVVEQITHLTAFRGFAGTSVLILVGCATDTARKVQAEIISQKYKNIEFYELDKYDP is encoded by the exons ATGATAACGGTAAGCGAAGTTTCCTCttacgcttcttcttcttcttcttcaaacttgGCTTCTCTTTCTCGTCGTCTCAACTACAAATCATCTTCGAGACTCCTCCGAAGCTCTTCTCTTTACAGACCTAGCTTCTCTGTTTCGCCAAAGACCAGGAACTCTTGTAAAGCCAAATCATGGAATCGTGGTCTTGTTATCAACTCTAGAAG CTCTGAGGCTTCGGTTTTCGATCCTTTGGGCATCAATCCAGATGAAACTTCTGGTTTGAGTAGCATTTGGGAAAGCTTTTCGAGTCTTTTGTCTCCATCATTTGAAAGCTCATCCGGTAGCAAACGAGATAAGCCGTCTTCTGGCCGGGGTGTGGCAG CTGCTATTGAGGACAGTTCCATTGATTTTGGAGATTTCTTCAAGGGTCCATTACCAGGGAAGTTTTTGAAGCTTCTTGGGTTCTTAGCTCTCTCTCGGCTTGGCATATACATACCACTCGGTGGGGTTAATAGAGAAGCTTTTGTTGGAAACTTGGATCAGAATAGCATTTTGAGCACTTTGGATACATTTTCTGGAGGAGGCATTGGTAGACTTGGTATATGTTCTCTCGGTATCGTCCCTTTCATCAACGCGCAGATTGTGTTTCAGCTTCTTTCTCAAGTCTATCCAAAGTTGCAAGATCTTCAGAAAAAAGAAGGTGAAGCTGGTAGAAAAAAGATTCTTCAGTATACTAGATACGCTTCAGTCGGTTTTGCAATAGTACAAGCAATAGGACAAGTGTTTTATCTTCGTCCTTACGTTAATGACTTCAGCACGGAATGGGTTGTTTCTTCTGTCACGTTATTGACGCTTGGCTCTGTTCTCACTACATATATTGGAGAGAGAATCTCTGATCTGAAACTTGGAAACGGCACTTCCCTTTTGATTTTCACAAGTATCATCTCTTACTTGCCTGCATCATTTGGTAGAACAGCAGCAGAGGCCTTACAGGAAGGGAACTATACTGGTCTTGGCACCATCGTTGTTTCATTTCTCCTCTTGGTACTTGGGATTGTGTATGTTCAG GAAGCAGAGAGGAAGATTCCGCTCAATTATGCGTCAAGATACACCAGCAAAGCCGGCGGGCTTAAGAAATCAGCTTATCTTCCATTCAAGGTCAATAGTGCTGGAGTGATGCCTATCATATTCTCCACATCATCTCTTGCTCTTCCCGCTACACTGGCACGATTTACCGGGATATCTGCTCTGAAGAATGCTGCTTTTGCTTTAAACCCTGGAG GTTCTTTCTATCTTTCAACCAATATACTTCTCATAGCTTTCTTCAACTACTACTACACGTTCTTGCAACTTGACCCGGACGATGTGAGTGAACAATTAAAACGCCAAGGTGCATCAATCCCTCTAGTCCGCCCTGGTAAAAGCACTGCTCTCTTCATCAAAACT GTCCTTGGTCGGATATCGGTTCTTGGTTCTGCTTTTCTGGCTGTTCTAGCTGCTGGTCCCGCTGTAGTCGAACAGATCACTCACTTGACAGCATTCAGAGGATTTGCAGGCACTTCTGTTCTGATCCTTGTCGGGTGTGCGACAGATACTGCAAGAAAAGTTCAAGCAGAGATTATCTCCCAAAAATACAAGAACATTGAGTTTTACGAGCTTGACAAGTATGATCCTTGA